In Methanolacinia paynteri, the DNA window GAGATGGAGTGGGGGGACGGTTCAGGCGAATACTTCTACAGGATAAAGTTTATTCCGACCGTTTTCGACGAGGGAAGCCCCGGTCTTACGGTTATAATCGAGGATATCAGCCAGATAAAAAAGACTCTTCTGGTAAAGGAGAGGATGCTCGAGGAGGTCCATATGAGGGTCAGGAGCAATCTTGCAGTCGTAAACAGCCTCCTGAACATACAGTCGGGAAAGCTCCGCAATCCCGAGGCGGTGGATGTTCTTGCCTCGACACAGAGGCGTATACAGGCGCTTGCCCTCGTTCACGAGAACCTCGGGCTGTCCGAATCTGGATATATTCTCAGGGTGGAGGATTATATCAGGGAGCTTTCGGCGGATCTTGTTGAGGGGCTTGGTATAGGCAAAGGGAATATCGTTGTTAAAACCGATGCGATAGACGTTGACCTCTATCTTGACGAGGCGGTGTACTGCGGGTTCATAATAAACGAACTTTTGATGAATTCGTATATGCATGCATTTCCTGAAGGTGCGGCCGGGGAGATCTCGGTCTCTCTCGGGGAAGACGACGGCATCTACAGGTTCAGTTATGCAGACAACGGCAGGGGTTTTCCTCCGGGTATGAACCTTGAATCGCCGGAATCAACCGGCCTCATGATTATAAGGAGGCTTGTTGAGGATCAGCTCGGTGGAATTATTGAGATTCACCCTGGTCATGGTGTGGCATTTGAGATTGCGTTTGGAAAGTAGGATTTTGTATGAGCGGGGATGTTGAAAGAAGTGCGGATGATCCCGTAAAGATACTGATTGTT includes these proteins:
- a CDS encoding sensor histidine kinase, encoding MDVQIEESKRELSRVLELLKEEPRGLSITDISRALKLNRNSVSKYLNMLLISGHVELRSIGVAKVYFLSKRVPISAMLDYSSDAIIVLNHNMEIVVANESFLSLTDSEFRDIIKMKIAGSGIPVITDPGVYKEIVNGFKSDSSSSEMEWGDGSGEYFYRIKFIPTVFDEGSPGLTVIIEDISQIKKTLLVKERMLEEVHMRVRSNLAVVNSLLNIQSGKLRNPEAVDVLASTQRRIQALALVHENLGLSESGYILRVEDYIRELSADLVEGLGIGKGNIVVKTDAIDVDLYLDEAVYCGFIINELLMNSYMHAFPEGAAGEISVSLGEDDGIYRFSYADNGRGFPPGMNLESPESTGLMIIRRLVEDQLGGIIEIHPGHGVAFEIAFGK